The Chryseolinea soli nucleotide sequence ACACGGTGTTGAACTGTGCCAACTTCAATCTGAAGATCGCTCCCAAAGATGTGTGGGGCATCGACTCCGAAGGTATCGTGCGCGATGGCGACGGTAACTTCTGGGTGTGCGAAGAGGGTGGACCCACCGTGTGGAAGATCAGTCCCAACGGTGTGGTGTTGAAACGCTTCACGCCCTATGCCAACATGGCCGGCGCCCAACCGCAGGACGTGCAGATCGATACCGTATTCAAGTATCGCAAAAACAACCGCGGCTTCGAAGGCATCTCGATCACGCCCAGCGGAAAGATCTATGCCATCATCCAAAGCCCCGTACTCTACCCGAATAAAAGCGTAGGCGAAGGCACGCGCATCCATCGCATCCTCGAAATAAATCCTGTCAACAACGCGACGCGCATGTTTGCCTATGTGAACGACGGCATCATCGGCACCGGTGGCAACCAGATCCGCCTCCGCGATTGGAAGATCGGCGACATGGCGGCCATCAATGACCATTCCTTCCTCGTGCTGGAAGCAGCCTTGCGCGGCACGACGGACATCAAAAGAATATACCGCATCGAACTGAGCGGTGCCACGCCCGTGACCTCTGCACTCTACAATGGCCTCACCCTCGAAGCGCTCGTCGACACCACGGGCCTTAGTGCACAAGGCATCAAGCCCGTGAAGAAGACGCTGGTCATGGACCTGCTGGCCAACGGATGGCCGTCGGTGTTGGACAAGGCCGAAGGACTCGCCATTCTCAACGACAGCACGATCGCCATCACGAACGACAATGATTATGGCCAGTCGTCGCCATTGGAAAATGGTATCGCTACCGCCACCACCAACAAGAGCCATGTGTTTGTCTATCGCTTGTCGGGTGCCAACAAGCTGGAAGGTTACCAGGCCAGTTGTCAATTGTCGGCTGAAGAAATTTCGGGGCCTGCTAATGCCTGCGCCTTCATGGGCAACTTGGGCGAAGTGGCCACCTATAGCGTAGTGGCCACGAACGGCGCTGACTTTGCGTGGACGTTACCGAAGCAGGCCACGCTGGTGTCCGGTCAGGGTACCAACACCATTCGCGTTAAATTCCTCCGCGGCTTTGTTGGCGGAACCATTGGCGTGAAGATCACCAGTACCTGCGGCACCGATGTGGTCACCCGTTCACTGAACATAACGAAGTCATTGCCGGCCACACCGGAGACGATCAATGGCCCCTCCAGTGTATGCGACTTTGTCGGCACCTCCACGCAAGCGACTTATTTTATCGAGACCACGGAGGACGTCGTTGAATATCGTTGGACCGTCCCCGCGCAGGTTGCCCTGGTCGGCGGGCAAGGCACAGATTCCATACAAGTCATCTTTACTTCCCGGTTCAAAACGAGCGACATTAAAGTGAAGGCCATATCCGGTTGTGGCACGAGTGCTTTCCGCACGCTGGCATTGTCTTCCACACCTCCGGCAAAACCCGGTGCTATTGCAGGTCAAAGCTATGCCATCTGCAGTCCGAACAATATAGTGACCTACAGCGTCGCCCCGGTTCCCCAGGCAACATCCTACCAATGGACGACCACCGTACCCGGCGCGATCATCTCCGCCACAGGCAACGAAGCCACGATCACTTTCCCGCCCTTTGTTAGCGGCCTCGTGACGGTGGCAGCGGTCAACGACTGCGGCACCAGTGCAGCCCGTACGTTGACGGTCCACTCCAAAGCAGCCACCCCCGGCAGCATTCATGGTCCATCCGAAGTTTGTCAAGGAACGCTTCAAACCTTTAGCATCGATACGCTGGCCGGCGTGTTGTACTACGACTGGTCGGTACCCAAAGGCAGCGTGATCCAATCCGGTGTGGGCACAGCCTCCATCACCGTACAGATCGGCTCCGAAAGCGGTGCTGTAAAAGTACGTGCCGTCACCGGCTGCGACGTGGGTACCAACGCCAAGCTCGACCTGGAAGTGAAACGCTGCCACGGCGGCCCTACACGTTGTGACCTCGTCCTCTATCCCATCCCGACCAAAGGACAACTCTACTTCCGCTTCGACACCGACGAGAAAGTGACCTTCCAGGTAGCCATCACCCACGCGATCACGGGCACCACCGTCTTCCGCACCACGGGCACGGTTGACCCTGATGACAATACTTACGCCGCTGATCTCTCCCAACTTCCGAACGGTTACTACATCGTCCACGTAACCTCCGGTTCGTTCAGCCGCCATCAACGCATAGAGATTAAACGTTAGCGATTTGGATTTACGGTTTAGAAAAAGAAGCAGCCCCCGGGCTGCTT carries:
- a CDS encoding esterase-like activity of phytase family protein, whose product is MKRTFTLFSSKRMCNGRPLPPLQASRLGQMLLIILFLFTTVCVQAQITLLQDYQNNHSAAIGTFQGINFREAGFSGLYAIPGTNGKEFWTLSDRGVNVDAANANPAACRPTYDKIYGFPSYAPKIHRIRVNGDSVQILQTITMKRPDGTNATGIINPTGFGSTAQEMASTDTVLNCANFNLKIAPKDVWGIDSEGIVRDGDGNFWVCEEGGPTVWKISPNGVVLKRFTPYANMAGAQPQDVQIDTVFKYRKNNRGFEGISITPSGKIYAIIQSPVLYPNKSVGEGTRIHRILEINPVNNATRMFAYVNDGIIGTGGNQIRLRDWKIGDMAAINDHSFLVLEAALRGTTDIKRIYRIELSGATPVTSALYNGLTLEALVDTTGLSAQGIKPVKKTLVMDLLANGWPSVLDKAEGLAILNDSTIAITNDNDYGQSSPLENGIATATTNKSHVFVYRLSGANKLEGYQASCQLSAEEISGPANACAFMGNLGEVATYSVVATNGADFAWTLPKQATLVSGQGTNTIRVKFLRGFVGGTIGVKITSTCGTDVVTRSLNITKSLPATPETINGPSSVCDFVGTSTQATYFIETTEDVVEYRWTVPAQVALVGGQGTDSIQVIFTSRFKTSDIKVKAISGCGTSAFRTLALSSTPPAKPGAIAGQSYAICSPNNIVTYSVAPVPQATSYQWTTTVPGAIISATGNEATITFPPFVSGLVTVAAVNDCGTSAARTLTVHSKAATPGSIHGPSEVCQGTLQTFSIDTLAGVLYYDWSVPKGSVIQSGVGTASITVQIGSESGAVKVRAVTGCDVGTNAKLDLEVKRCHGGPTRCDLVLYPIPTKGQLYFRFDTDEKVTFQVAITHAITGTTVFRTTGTVDPDDNTYAADLSQLPNGYYIVHVTSGSFSRHQRIEIKR